The following coding sequences are from one Carcharodon carcharias isolate sCarCar2 chromosome 13, sCarCar2.pri, whole genome shotgun sequence window:
- the lhx5 gene encoding LIM/homeobox protein Lhx5 → MVHCAGCERPILDRFLLNVLDRAWHIKCVQCCECKCNLTEKCFSREGKLYCKNDFFRRFGTKCAGCCQGISPSDLVRKARNKVFHLNCFTCMVCNKQLSTGEELYIIDENKFVCKEDYLSTNSLKDTNLNSVSSCTDRSLSPDIQDQNLDDTKETDNSTSSDKETQNNENEEQSMGTKRRGPRTTIKAKQLETLKAAFAATPKPTRHIREQLAQETGLNMRVIQVWFQNRRSKERRMKQLSALGARRHAFFRSPRRMRPLGGRLDESEMMGSAPYNYYGDYQGDYYGPAANYDFFPHGPPSSQAHSPADSGYMQSSGPGGTSLGVLEPPLSGHHPPTIGGSENQRYTDMISHPDTPSPEPGMTGPLHPIPGEVFSGGPSPPFSMSSNSGYSGPLSHPSQELNETAVW, encoded by the exons ATGGTGCACTGTGCTGGCTGTGAGAGGCCTATTTTAGATAGGTTCCTCCTAAATGTGCTGGACAGAGCCTGGCACATCAAGTGCGTCCAATGTTGTGAATGCAAGTGCAACTTGACTGAAAAATGCTTTTCAAGAGAAGGGAAGCTTTATTGTAAAAACGATTTCTTCAG GCGGTTTGGTACGAAATGTGCGGGATGTTGTCAAGGTATCTCTCCTAGTGATCTCGTAAGAAAAGCAAGAAACAAAGTCTTTCACTTAAACTGCTTTACATGTATGGTTTGTAATAAACAACTGTCGACTGGAGAGGAACTATATATTATCGATGAAAACAAATTTGTGTGCAAAGAAGACTATTTGAGCACCAACAGTTTAAAAGATACCAACTTAAATTCAG TATCTTCGTGTACAGATCGGAGTTTATCGCCTGATATCCAAGACCAGAATCTGGATGATACAAAGGAAACGGACAATTCCACCTCGTCAGACAAAGAGACGCAGAATAATGAGAACGAGGAGCAGAGCATGGGTACCAAGCGGAGAGGACCCCGAACCACCATTAAAGCAAAGCAGTTAGAAACATTAAAGGCCGCTTTCGCCGCTACCCCGAAGCCCACCCGACACATCAGGGAGCAACTTGCTCAGGAAACAGGCCTCAACATGCGGGTTATTCAG GTCTGGTTTCAGAACAGAAGATCTAAAGAGAGGCGGATGAAGCAGTTGAGTGCTCTGGGTGCACGGCGGCACGCTTTCTTCCGAAGTCCCAGGCGCATGCGTCCTTTGGGAGGGCGCCTGGACGAATCGGAAATGATGGGCTCTGCTCCCTACAATTACTATGGAG ATTATCAGGGCGACTACTACGGCCCAGCTGCGAATTATGACTTTTTCCCGCACGGTCCACCATCCTCTCAAGCACACTCGCCGGCGGATTCCGGCTACATGCAGTCCTCAGGACCTGGGGGGACCTCACTCGGAGTACTTGAACCTCCCTTATCCGGCCACCATCCTCCCACTATCGGTGGCAGCGAAAACCAAAGGTATACGGACATGATTTCCCACCCTGACACCCCGAGCCCCGAGCCAGGTATGACCGGGCCGCTGCACCCGATCCCGGGCGAAGTGTTCAGCGGAGGACCCAGCCCGCCCTTCTCCATGTCCAGCAACAGTGGCTACAGCGGGCCGCTCTCACATccgagtcaggagctgaatgagaCGGCGGTCTGGTGA